The following DNA comes from Methanococcus maripaludis.
GTATTCTACCATTTCTTCACCAGTTTCTTCTGATTTATATGAAACTGAATCTAATTTTACGCTTATTATTGCATCTGCACCGTCTTCGTTTCCTTTTCTAAATAGGCCATATAACGCTTTCTTTTTAGCTTCCATTTGGTCTTTTGTACCTGCTTTAGCAGCTAAAGATCCCATAACAAAGCCCGTGTAGCTTTCAATTTCCTTTCCTTCAATTCTGTCGCTTGTTGTTACAATCATAAAATCACCTTCTTTTTTCAAAATTAATATGGAAAGCAGATATATATCAATTTCTAAATAATTCTATTATTTAAAGAAATCTTCAATTTTAACCTGCTTTCTCTTGTCGTTTACAAATAAACTATCAATCCCAGATCTTATAATTTCGAGTCTTTGTTTTATGTAGTCACTTGCCTCATATTTTTCAGCCATGGTTTGTGAAACGTCCATGTACTTTTCAACGGCCCCTTTTGAAACCGTTAAAATCAATCTGCTTCCACATTTCCTACAAACTCCTTTTAAAGGCATCCTTCGATATTTTGCACCACATTTGCACCTTACACCCTGTCTTGAAAAAGCCCTTAAATTTCCAATTAAATCAGGTACAAAGTGCGATTGAATAACCTTTTCTGCTACATCCCTTTCATCAGTTGCCCGAATCTTTTTTGCAACTGCAAGTTGAGCTGAAGTCTTTTCCATCATCGAACCTAAAGTTTTGTATGCGCAGACGAGCGGCCCTTCATCTATTTTCAAAGTTTCGTGAGTATATCCAATTCCCTCATACTGGCTGTCTTTATCTAACCTGTCTTCAACAGTCTGCATTATTTTTTTGATTTCTTTTGGAGCGATTCCTTCCAAAGATTTTTCATAGAATTCTATAGGGTATTCCCACATCGAATCCATGTTGTGAACCTCACCATCTACTTCCTTAGGATCCAAAATTGTTGTAAGAACCAGTGGTGCATCCATCTGGCCCCCTCTTTTGTCGGGTAAAAATCTCTTTGAAAAATTCATGAATGCATCTAAAAGAAGGAAAAATGCATCTTCATCCCCATCGCAGTTTCTTCTTTTTGAAGCGTGGAAATAAGGATGAGCATAGCCCACGTTTGCATTGCTATATCCAATAATCCTTCCAACCATTCCTGCAGAGGTGTGTGGTGCCATCCCAATTATTAAATGACCTACGAGATCATCTCTTTTATTCACGTTGTAAAATCTATCTTTTTTGTAGTATTTTTCCAAAAGGTCGTCTATGAATTTTGAAACATTGAAGAAATAATCCATGCATGATTCAGGAACTATGACGTCCTGAACTTTCAATTCGAGAACCTGATCTTCGTTTTCAAGAGAATTTCCGTGAATATCTTTTAAATATCCTAATGACTTCAATTTTTCAATACCGACATGTATTTCCACAGGCCTGAAATGGGTTACTGGAACATCTGTACAGTCAAACCTTGTAGTACCATCTTTAAATACATATATATCGTTTTTTGCCCGCAATATCGCTTTTTCTAAGGGTTCAATTATTTTATCCTTTGAAGTCATACCTTTAATACATTTTACGTCACCAGCCTTATTTATCTTCAAATTTTCAAGCGCTTTGTACCAGTATTCTTTTATAGGAAGTTTTATTCTAGAAGGGCCACTTGGTTCAACAGAATTTCCGCAAAATGGACATGTCCTATACAAACTTACATTTCCACAGCTGCATTTCACATTTGAAATTTCAATTTCGTCTGTTTTTCCTTCTTCAACAGCTTTGTTAATGAGCCTTACAAGAGCTCCAGCATTTCCAATTGGGAAAAGTCCGTTTACAGGAGGTTTCATCTTCCTGGAAGCTGCCTTTTCTGGCCTACCCATCCTTGCGCCAACGTAAATGTAGGCGTTTCTTCGGATTTCAAATGGAGCTATCGTATTTATGAAGTGCATGTTGTTTTTCGTGTTTTGAAGTTTTTCTTCAATTTCTTCTACGATATCTCTTTTTTCATCAAAATCATAACCTAGTGAATATAATAATGGATAATACTCAAAAATTTCTAATTTTTCACCAGTTACTGTATGTGGACATCCGATAAGTTCCAAATACCGCTTCGCATTTGAAATTTCGGGGTTTTCTGAATCGTAAGTCACTTCCCAGGAATCGTTGCTTTCATTGTACTTCCCACCAATAATCCAATTTCTAAGGACATTGATATTATCTTTAGAAATATCGTGCCAGAAATACGTATATTTTGGATGTAATGGTGTTTTTGTAAGTTTAGCATAGTTTACTGCTTCTTTTTGGTCAGGATTTTCTATAAATTCTTTTTTGTATTCTAAATTTTCTGATTTTAAGATTTTTTCATACCATTCAGTACACCAGCTGCTTGGAAGTATAGTGTGGTTGTTTTCCAAGAAATCCCCATAATTTACCAAAATATCTCCTAAAAAGAGAATTTCTTCAACATCATCCCGGTATTGTTTTGCTTTCTCAACAGTATCTATTTTAAGTACACTTTTATCTTTTAATCTGACTATTGGGCCCTCGATACTGTCAACAGGAACTACACATGTTGCTTTTCCAGGTCTTTCTGTTTTTAACTGAGTTCCAACGGCCATGAAGTCGTCAACTAAATACATTATTGCAGGGTGAAAACCATCTGTTGCAAACCCTGTGTTTCGACTTCTTCCATACCTGAGTCTGAACCCTCCTTTTTTAGAAGGGTGTGAAAATACAGGTCTTCCTGCAATAACTTCCCCAATAAACTTGGTTACAGCCTCTACCTCATAGTCCTCATA
Coding sequences within:
- a CDS encoding heavy metal-binding domain-containing protein, with product MIVTTSDRIEGKEIESYTGFVMGSLAAKAGTKDQMEAKKKALYGLFRKGNEDGADAIISVKLDSVSYKSEETGEEMVEYTYYGTAVKLKN
- the polC gene encoding DNA polymerase II large subunit; amino-acid sequence: MLHVSASKGMTEYFKNILDNVTELYTLADDCRKSGYDVTDHVEIPLAKDMADRVEGIVGPKNVAERIRELVSDLGKEPAALEIAKEIVEGKFGEFGREVGAEQAVRTALAVITEGIVAAPLEGIAHVKIKKNNDSGEYLAIYFAGPIRSAGGTAQALAVLVGDYVRKNMGLDKFKPTEDEVERYGEEVDLYQSEVTTFQYQPKAEEIRAAVRNISVEITGEATDDVEVSGHRDLPRVETNQIRGGALLALVEGVLLKAPKILRHVDKLGIEGWDWLKELKSKKEEVIEEIEEEKDDFNYEEEEDLSQYEDYEVEAVTKFIGEVIAGRPVFSHPSKKGGFRLRYGRSRNTGFATDGFHPAIMYLVDDFMAVGTQLKTERPGKATCVVPVDSIEGPIVRLKDKSVLKIDTVEKAKQYRDDVEEILFLGDILVNYGDFLENNHTILPSSWCTEWYEKILKSENLEYKKEFIENPDQKEAVNYAKLTKTPLHPKYTYFWHDISKDNINVLRNWIIGGKYNESNDSWEVTYDSENPEISNAKRYLELIGCPHTVTGEKLEIFEYYPLLYSLGYDFDEKRDIVEEIEEKLQNTKNNMHFINTIAPFEIRRNAYIYVGARMGRPEKAASRKMKPPVNGLFPIGNAGALVRLINKAVEEGKTDEIEISNVKCSCGNVSLYRTCPFCGNSVEPSGPSRIKLPIKEYWYKALENLKINKAGDVKCIKGMTSKDKIIEPLEKAILRAKNDIYVFKDGTTRFDCTDVPVTHFRPVEIHVGIEKLKSLGYLKDIHGNSLENEDQVLELKVQDVIVPESCMDYFFNVSKFIDDLLEKYYKKDRFYNVNKRDDLVGHLIIGMAPHTSAGMVGRIIGYSNANVGYAHPYFHASKRRNCDGDEDAFFLLLDAFMNFSKRFLPDKRGGQMDAPLVLTTILDPKEVDGEVHNMDSMWEYPIEFYEKSLEGIAPKEIKKIMQTVEDRLDKDSQYEGIGYTHETLKIDEGPLVCAYKTLGSMMEKTSAQLAVAKKIRATDERDVAEKVIQSHFVPDLIGNLRAFSRQGVRCKCGAKYRRMPLKGVCRKCGSRLILTVSKGAVEKYMDVSQTMAEKYEASDYIKQRLEIIRSGIDSLFVNDKRKQVKIEDFFK